Genomic window (Daucus carota subsp. sativus chromosome 5, DH1 v3.0, whole genome shotgun sequence):
GTAGTGATATATATAAcccaattattatattttgctaCGGTTTAGAATTGCttatttgtttttgtgtttttggtTAACAGCAATCAGGTAATAAAGAAAGTGAGGCGAGATCACCATTGTCTGAAAAGAGTAATCATGATTTCGATCTTCCGAAATCTCCATTAGGGTTTAATTCTAGTACTTACAAATCGACCCATGTTCTTCCTCCGCTTAAATTTCACTCGGGTCTTTTGGGAAGTCAAGTTAAGCTTAATCTTGAGAGTAGTGATGAGGATGATTTTGATTATGAGGAGAATTATGGGGAAAGCGTAGCTTCTGTTGCGGATGATTTTGATGAGAATTTTTCGGAGGATGATGAATTTGGAGGGGCGAGTGTGGAGCATTATGAGGAGGGAATTTGTGGATTGAAAGCAAGTACAGAAGGGGTTAAGGTTAATACTGGTTTGAATTTGAATAGGGGGTTCTTACAGGAGAATTTGAGGATACAGGTTCCGGAAAATCGCAAGTGTTTTAGAGGAGAAGGGGCTCAGAGTGCAACTTCTGGCAGCAGCTATAGGCTTCGCGATAGCGTGCAGTTTCATAGTGCTTATGTAAGAATTCGAACTATGCTAGTACTGATTGTTTGTTAAGACTTTGGGGCTAATGAATTTTTCGTTGGTATGGAACATGCAGGGTACACCAGTTGGTGGAGCTGATCTGGGGACTCCAAGTGCACCTCCCTTTATGGATATGGGGCGAGATGATAGTAACTCGGAAATGGAAAGTGGAACAGTCCATCATATACACATAGCAGAGGAATTAACTAAAAGCCATGCATTAAATTCAGATAAAAAAGAACTAGATTCAAGATGTGATCCTGGTGAAAGGTACAATATTTTGcaatatcaattaatttttttgtataaaacatATGCTTCTCTTGTTTCTTTCATATAAGTATCACTATTTGATGCAGTGGGAATAGTGGCGTGCTTAAAGACACAGCAGTACCAGTTTCGAATTGCCAAATGGATCCAGTTAATCAATCAGTCTATTACAGCACAAGGTTTACTCATCCTACCCCTACTTTATTGTTACCTCGCAACAAGTATACACCTTCTTTAAAAAGTGTAGTTCATTATTTGACCCATCCCCATTTGGTGATGCTGCAAATTTCAGTAGAGATGCTCCTGCTTTGCATATGTAAATTTGCATATAAAAAATTGACATAATTTTACACGCACGAAAGGCTGACCGCTATTAGATTTTGTTCGTAGTCTGTGTTTGAGCCAAGAGGCCCAAGATATGAATTATATTCTTTCCAATTCTTTAGTGAGATACATATATCGCACAACGATAATTTTAGATTCTCTACTTGTCAAGGTTTTTTTCACATACACAAGGCACTTGAATCAGTACTTTAACTCTTTCAATCTTTTTTATGAGTTCTGCTGACATGTCTCTACTCTCACAGTGGTCAGAATGCATGGCAGTCCCTAGTTGCCTATGATGCTTGTTTTCGTCTATGCCTAAATGCATGGACCAGAGGTTGCATGGAGGCACCGGAGTTTCTCCGTGATGAGTGCTTGTTGCTCCGCAATGCTTTTGGGTATAGttgataaattattatgtttgatgGCTATGCCTTTTTCTTTATGTTTTTAATGAGTCTATATATGTTGCTCGTACACCATCTCATTatgtatgttttttatttatgtaatagATTACACACATTACTCTTGCAACCTCGAGGTGCCCAATCAACAGGAAAAGGTAGTGCCAACACTGCAGACATGGCATGCCCCTCAAAAGTGAAGAAAACGATAGGGAAGATCAGAGTTGAAGGTATGGATTGTTAATTAGTTTAATGCAGTTCACACAGTGCTAATTTCCTgaaaatatattgtaaatgcTTAAATAGTTCTGAGCTTGCTCTTTGTGCATTCAAAGTGTAAATAATCCCAGAAGAACTATGCCTGTTTAAATAGTTTATGTTTAAAGTCACTATCATTTGACATTGAAGTCATATCATATATGATTGTGTTTACAATCTtccttcaaataaatttatgtatatcaGTTTTAAAGTTTCTAGATTGAGTATATATCATTGCACTCTCATTGCTGCATCATTTAGACCACATTTAAagcaagttatatatattatgataaaataaaactcAATTTGTTCCGCATGCTTAAAGAATTCTAAACATATCTATAAATGTGTCGTTAGCTAGATTTGAGCTTTGGTGCTTTTGCGATATGTTGCATTAGTATCTACAACTACATCTGATGCCACTTTATTATGTTTGAGTTCATAGGCTGGTGAATACAGGAAACCTGATTTGTAGATTATTGCAAATCAGACATGTAATTTGTGAATGGCTCATTTGTTTTCTTGACTCTGGCAGTGAGGAAGCTAAGAATAATACCGAGGCGAAAACTCAAGAGCACGAACTCTCTACGAGGTGCAATGTATATGCAAGTGGGAGCAGAGTATGTCCGGCATGTTTCATCACTGGTGAAAAACAGCATCACTTCTCTAAGACAAGCCTCGTCTAATCTGACATCTGAAGGTTCTTGTTTCTCTAGCCCACAAGTTTTTAGCGTTGAAATAAATATCTATGATACATGGACGACAAACCATATAGCTGAGGGAGGTGTGGGAAAAAAATGAGATCAAAATAGATGACGAGCTCGATACTCCAGTTGAGTTTTTTCCCTCAAGATAGAGAGGGgggggagaggggggggggggggggggactcAGCTCAGGTTCTTACAAGAATTATTTTCATGTTCAAACTTCAAGGTTCTGAAGTTGTCAGCCATACACTGCAAGGAATTTATATAACTTACATTGTTTTGGGATTGTCACTCTTTTCATGAGTACCTTGTTTCtgaaataatatagtatataatttgTCATTGGCAGAGCTATGGAAGTGTTCTTTTTATCTGAAAAGCTCTCTGGAAGATGGGAAAGATGATTCTGTGCAAGACTTTACCTTGAGGCCTGGAACCGGGGATTACCACGAATTGTAAGTTGCTAATTTATCTCTTGAATTGCTGCAgagaaattgaaaaagaatttgTAAATTAGTAGAAAAAGGCAATTACTTTTTTGATTTCCAACATCATGAAatcatttgtgtgtgtgtgtgtgtgtgtgtgtgtatacactAGCTTATGACCCGTGCCATGCATGGATATCTTTGAAAATATAAGTTTATCCTAATAACTCGTATGATGTATGgattaaaaaatacatatatatttgtattaattaTAATACTAATGTTTTATATGCTGATTTATACAATGATTAAAGACAAGATTTGCATTTtagttaaagtaaaaaaaatcagtgatgataaaacaataatttatgaattaggACAGAAAATAGGAAGTAGGAAAAATAATTAcgaattttataaaaagtatcATATTCCATTTACAAAACCTCCCTTTACTTTAGTTGAGAACATAAAAAGAATAGATAGAAGTTGCATTCTAATTACAAAACCTACTTCTATATGGTTTTTACAAACCCCCCTTTAGAACATAAAAAGAACATGTAACCACATACTCTGTTTTCAAAACCTATTTCTTATTTCTAATGGATTTAGAACATTGAAAGTAtcatttatagtttatatttaaatgttatagataaatattttcttattattaCGTAATCCTAACCGTTTATTAAACAATAAGATCTAACGGTTCGTATTTATTATGTGGTACCATACCAAACAATCAAAGTATCCTCATTactcttattatattataaggatataatatgatatatatgaatATGTACGGACTCAAGTCGGTACATGTTAAACTAGTTGCCCTGCAAAGTTGTATATTCAGGTTTCGTAGAAGCTTGCTGCTTCCtgcaaaaaaaatttgatggCATATGTGTGGTTGGTAATTATAggtctctaacaaaaatatgcACACTTTACTAATGGTGCCTTAACATCAGTGTTAATTACAATATGTGTGTGATTTCAGCTTTCCAGAAAGCCaaggagatgctcttatactcGAAGTACAAGATTTAAAGAAAACTGTCCAGGGTCGAGCTACCATACCAATTTCATCTTTGATTGAAAATCCTgtatgtaacatatatatatgtttcagtCGTAAGTATTCAGCGTGctcataattttaaactaatggCAAACATCAAAATGATACAGAATGATAGGATGAAATGGTGGCCTATATATCATGACGATCATGAGTGTGTTGGGAAGATTCAGCTGTCCGTTTATGAAACTATTACATATGATGACAGCCACATGAAGGTAATCTCAATTCTCAACACACTCCTTTCTTGTTGATATGTGTTCAACAGAGTGATAGAAGAAAAGACCATGTCATCATTATTATAGCTGTTAGAGGATCAAGCATTTTCTCGAGAAACTTGATCTATGTTTTGCATgtcaaaattacattttatgtaCTTGCAAAACGGACAGTCCTTACATGTTACTTGTGTATCGTTCATTACTTACACATGCGGATCTTtagttttttttctattttctactACATATCTGTTCATTTGGTCAGTAATTTTTCATTTACTATTACTCAAATATTATTTTGGTCTTTTGTGCTCATTGttataaaaatcaaatgaaCCACTTcgcaagttttttttcaaatcataTAACAGTTAAAACATTCAAAGCCCGGCATTATTACATACTATATGAATATTACAGTAAATACCAGGTGAATGCATATAAATTCAACTATCAGGTATATTCAGGATTATACTCACGGTCCTTATAAAGACAGTGTGCAAGCTTTATGCACACCTTTTTTTAGTGTTGTAGCTTGTGTTTGTAATTATTGATTCTCTTCCAACTTGGACAGAATGGACCTATAGTGGAAACCCTTGCATATGATATATTGCTGGAGTCTGCCATGCGAGCACAAAATTTTCATGCACAAAATTTATGGATAGACGGACCATGGAAATGGCTCCTGTCTGAATTTGCAGACTATTATGGAGTTTCTGATTCATACACTAAGCTCAGGTAGTAGAATGCAAGTCCTTTTGTAATTATAAATTGTGATATTTTCTTTCCTTGCAAGTCTTGAAATAAATTTGGGTTTTTTCTCTGAATTGTACAGATATCTTTCACATGTTATGAATGTTGCTACTCCAAAGAAAGACTGCTTGGAGCTGATATATCAATTTCTTGTACCTGTTATAAAGACGAGGGGTGAAAAAAGATTAACTAGGCAAGAGGTATGTCTAAGATACCCATGAAGTGAATCTGTTCTTCCTGTCAAAATCTTAATAGAGAACTTTTCTTAAATACTAATTAATGTACCTTAAAGACCAAGTTCATGCCATGTGGTTAAATCATAGTTTTTCTTTGTACATGTTAAAGAAACAAGTGTAAAAAaggttatatttatatataagcataaaatatacaaattgaCAAGTGACCAGAGAagataaaaaaacacaaaatccCGCTGTCTGAGAATTAACGGACAAGAGCTCTCTGCTTTGGTGATGAAGAAAACTCTGTATTTTATGAATATGTACTCACTTCATCAAAAAGTAAACAATGAGCAGTATTGTGGACATGAAAGGTTTATtgggaaaagaagaaaacaTTTTATGCTCATGTCATGTCTACTCCTGTTATATGCTTTTGTTACTATCAGTGCTCACTCCAGATCTGTT
Coding sequences:
- the LOC108219853 gene encoding uncharacterized protein LOC108219853 isoform X2, with translation MFTEGLDESALSWVKQQSGNKESEARSPLSEKSNHDFDLPKSPLGFNSSTYKSTHVLPPLKFHSGLLGSQVKLNLESSDEDDFDYEENYGESVASVADDFDENFSEDDEFGGASVEHYEEGICGLKASTEGVKVNTGLNLNRGFLQENLRIQVPENRKCFRGEGAQSATSGSSYRLRDSVQFHSAYGTPVGGADLGTPSAPPFMDMGRDDSNSEMESGTVHHIHIAEELTKSHALNSDKKELDSRCDPGESGNSGVLKDTAVPVSNCQMDPVNQSVYYSTSGQNAWQSLVAYDACFRLCLNAWTRGCMEAPEFLRDECLLLRNAFGLHTLLLQPRGAQSTGKGSANTADMACPSKVKKTIGKIRVEVRKLRIIPRRKLKSTNSLRGAMYMQVGAEYVRHVSSLVKNSITSLRQASSNLTSEELWKCSFYLKSSLEDGKDDSVQDFTLRPGTGDYHEFFPESQGDALILEVQDLKKTVQGRATIPISSLIENPNDRMKWWPIYHDDHECVGKIQLSVYETITYDDSHMKNGPIVETLAYDILLESAMRAQNFHAQNLWIDGPWKWLLSEFADYYGVSDSYTKLRYLSHVMNVATPKKDCLELIYQFLVPVIKTRGEKRLTRQEKSMLLDCETQVESLLANIFENYKSLDENSPTGLSDLLGPLPEAAAPALAPAVQVYTIIHDILAQDAQMVLRNYIKTAAAKRCKKHMVETDEFVSSNSDGFLMDSFTSSTAYLKIKKLCIDLSNEIQADIKIHNEHILPSSIDLSSITAAVYSSELCKRLTVFLAAWPPSSPNPHVNELLIATADFERNLELWNISPVPGGVDSRNLYHNYIMVWVQDMQLNLLEYCKAEKVSWSGVITNYSTSPFPEEIYERIREMLIEYEVVITRWPQYTLVLENAIANVERAIIKALEKQYSDVLTPLKDSIPKRLGIQVQKLTRRQSTTVYALPSQLGTFLNTIKRILDVLHCKVEDKLKTWASYLPVGGDKKSNFGEQMNEITVLLRTKYKNYTQAIVVKLVANANRSTRLQRILEETKEADGEAEIRERMQMLISQVIDSISNLHEVFTSPIFIATCRGFWDRMGQIVLKFLEVRKENRVWYRGSYHALGILDDTFASQMQRLQGNALKDKDMETPRSICEARSILCRDTTNATDTYF
- the LOC108219853 gene encoding uncharacterized protein LOC108219853 isoform X1, with amino-acid sequence MFTEGLDESALSWVKQQSGNKESEARSPLSEKSNHDFDLPKSPLGFNSSTYKSTHVLPPLKFHSGLLGSQVKLNLESSDEDDFDYEENYGESVASVADDFDENFSEDDEFGGASVEHYEEGICGLKASTEGVKVNTGLNLNRGFLQENLRIQVPENRKCFRGEGAQSATSGSSYRLRDSVQFHSAYGTPVGGADLGTPSAPPFMDMGRDDSNSEMESGTVHHIHIAEELTKSHALNSDKKELDSRCDPGESGNSGVLKDTAVPVSNCQMDPVNQSVYYSTSGQNAWQSLVAYDACFRLCLNAWTRGCMEAPEFLRDECLLLRNAFGLHTLLLQPRGAQSTGKGSANTADMACPSKVKKTIGKIRVEVRKLRIIPRRKLKSTNSLRGAMYMQVGAEYVRHVSSLVKNSITSLRQASSNLTSEELWKCSFYLKSSLEDGKDDSVQDFTLRPGTGDYHEFFPESQGDALILEVQDLKKTVQGRATIPISSLIENPNDRMKWWPIYHDDHECVGKIQLSVYETITYDDSHMKNGPIVETLAYDILLESAMRAQNFHAQNLWIDGPWKWLLSEFADYYGVSDSYTKLRYLSHVMNVATPKKDCLELIYQFLVPVIKTRGEKRLTRQEKSMLLDCETQVESLLANIFENYKSLDENSPTGLSDLLGPLPEAAAPALAPAVQVYTIIHDILAQDAQMVLRNYIKTAAAKRCKKHMVETDEFVSSNSDGFLMDSFTSSTAYLKIKKLCIDLSNEIQADIKIHNEHILPSSIDLSSITAAVYSSELCKRLTVFLAAWPPSSPNPHVNELLIATADFERNLELWNISPVPGGVDSRNLYHNYIMVWVQDMQLNLLEYCKAEKVSWSGVITNYSTSPFPEEIYERIREMLIEYEVVITRWPQYTLVLENAIANVERAIIKALEKQYSDVLTPLKDSIPKRLGIQVQKLTRRQSTTVYALPSQLGTFLNTIKRILDVLHCKVEDKLKTWASYLPVGGDKKSNFGEQMNEITVLLRTKYKNYTQAIVVKLVANVQANRSTRLQRILEETKEADGEAEIRERMQMLISQVIDSISNLHEVFTSPIFIATCRGFWDRMGQIVLKFLEVRKENRVWYRGSYHALGILDDTFASQMQRLQGNALKDKDMETPRSICEARSILCRDTTNATDTYF